From the genome of Alkalihalobacillus sp. TS-13:
AGTAAATGGGTCTATACCTTTGTGGTAGCAGTTTAATAGAATATAGTATTCCCCCATAGAAAGGAGGGAATACGAATATGAGTTGTTCATGTTCTCAGTCTTTTTCTAGTTGCTCCTTCAAGCATTCTTGTTCATGCTCCCGCTCTCATTCTCATTCTCGTTCTAAATCTTGCTTTGACTTTTGTTCTTGTAAAATTTTCAAAGATTTGAGACTAGGGCGTACGATAACAGTCAATATCGGTGGAACAACACTTACGTTATTGTTCTTGTGTTTCGACCCTAAGACGTGTTGCGTAACTGGACAAGACACCACTACTGGGAATATTGTCACCTTCGATTGCCGTAAAGTAAGCTTTGTCGGCCAAGGAGGTAATTTTATCTCGGTAATGTAAAATCTTCACTCCCTGATTCAAAATATGGATCAGGGGTTTTTTATATAATGTAGACATATAAAAAAGTTAAGCCAAATCAAATCATCGACCGTCTAATAGATAAAGATCATTTTAGAAATGAAGGTGAGTCAAATTATCGAACTGATTAATAAAGCGAAGGAAGGTAATGACCAAGCTTTCTTGGAGCTGTTTCAAAAATTCGAAGCAGATCTTTACCGAACAGCGTACCTGTATGTCAAAAATCAGGATGATGCACTGGATGTGGTACAAGAAACTGCTTATCGGTCATTCAAAAAAATCAATACACTGAAAAATCCACAGTATTTAAAAACATGGTTGATCAAAATCACCATGAGTTGTGCAATCGATCTGTTAAGGAAAAACCAGAAGGTAATCCATTTGAACCCGAAATACACTGAATTCATCCGTACAAAAGATGAAGACCTACCATTGGCGATCTCTTTACGGGAATTGATTGAAACCTTGAATGAAAATGAAAAACAGATTGTCCTGTTGAAATATTATTACGGTTATAAGTTGAATGAAATAGCCGATATCGTTGATGCTCCACTTGGTACAGTGAAATCCGTTCTATACCGTGGATTGGATAAGCTGCGAAAAAAGGTGAATAGGGATGATGTATATGAGCAATAAATTCAAACATGAATTAGAGAAAATCGAAATTCCAAAAGAACTACATAATCGGGTAAAAATAGGGGTAGAAAAAGCGAAAGCGGAAACGAGTGCAGCTGATGGTTATCATGAACTAGGCAAAATAAAGAAAAGTTGGTACACCAGGAAAATCACCTATATATGTGCGGCAGTAGTTCTGTTTTTCGGTTTATTCATCGGTTCGGCATTCGTCTCACCGGTCATGGCGAAAATGGTATCAAAACTTCCTTACCTAGGACAGCTATTCGAGTCTGAACCAATCACAAGTGAAATAGTAGAAGAATTAGAGGAAATGGATTATCCAATTATGGGAGTTGGGGTATCGTATCAAGGTAAAAAGGAAATCTGGATACGAATAGAGGGTTCTCAAGACTATGTCGATGGCATTAAAGAAGATGTTGAAAAATCCGTTCATGACATTCTGGGTTCACGAAACTATGATGCATATACCATTAAGGTCTCAAGGTATGAACCCATTGAAAACAAAGAAATGCCAGAAGTTAGTGAAAGAGATAAAGCTGAGAAGCGATCTCTGAAATAATTGAAGAATTAAAGCAAAAAGATGTTAAATTCTTGCATCATGGGTATGGTTATAAGTCTCCAAATTCAAAAGAGATACGATTCACAATCAGTATACCTGATTCTGAGAAACGGGTTGATCTAATAGAAAAAACCTATAATGAGATATTAACTTCAAGGGATTTTCGCTCGTACACTATTGAAATAGAGCGTGTTGACATGACGAAAAAGGAGCAAGAAGGAAGATGGTCTGAAATCCTTCATATCGTTGGGGAGGAACTTCTTGGTA
Proteins encoded in this window:
- a CDS encoding DUF4179 domain-containing protein, yielding MSNKFKHELEKIEIPKELHNRVKIGVEKAKAETSAADGYHELGKIKKSWYTRKITYICAAVVLFFGLFIGSAFVSPVMAKMVSKLPYLGQLFESEPITSEIVEELEEMDYPIMGVGVSYQGKKEIWIRIEGSQDYVDGIKEDVEKSVHDILGSRNYDAYTIKVSRYEPIENKEMPEVSERDKAEKRSLK
- a CDS encoding DUF4030 domain-containing protein, which gives rise to MHHGYGYKSPNSKEIRFTISIPDSEKRVDLIEKTYNEILTSRDFRSYTIEIERVDMTKKEQEGRWSEILHIVGEELLGKKEYKITGLAFSVYPTPEIIFKSSVKSTDPEAKEYGEQMEKIIEKSLQSEDMQAKVKGDEYIITIRSKDKKKLN
- a CDS encoding sigma-70 family RNA polymerase sigma factor, which produces MKVSQIIELINKAKEGNDQAFLELFQKFEADLYRTAYLYVKNQDDALDVVQETAYRSFKKINTLKNPQYLKTWLIKITMSCAIDLLRKNQKVIHLNPKYTEFIRTKDEDLPLAISLRELIETLNENEKQIVLLKYYYGYKLNEIADIVDAPLGTVKSVLYRGLDKLRKKVNRDDVYEQ